The DNA region TGGTAAAAAAGCGATCGTCTATGCAGCAGGCAATTACATCGGGCAGCGTGAACTCACAAAAATGGGAATCACATTTTGTCAACTCCCTTATGTCCTGCATGAAAGGTAAAGAGGTGGAATTATGATGGAATTAAAAGTATATCAACAGAACGCACTGGACGCTTTTAGCCATTGGCTAGAGGCACTTGAGGAGACGCAGAACACCTCGAAAACCGCTATAGAGGCATTGAAACAAGCAGGGGTTGATAGCATTCCCGCCGAGTTGCAAAATTATCCCCAAAATGCATGGCAGAATTTGAAACAGAACGACAGCGTTGCCCCAACTGCTGGCGAATACGTTACGCGCACCGATGACGCAAAACGTCCCATCCCACACGTCTGTTTTAAAGTGCCAACGGGTGGCGGGAAAACCTTGCTCGCAGCGGCCGCTTTGGAACGTCTCCATCGGCAGCGCGGGCTAACACTATGGATTGTGCCGACTAAGGCGATCTACGCACAAACGAAAACAGCCTTATGGAACAAGGAACACCCGTATCGTAAAATGTTGGAGCGGGCAAGTGCCGGTAGCGTCAAAATGCTTGAAAAGGATGACCCTTTCAATAGGGACGATATTGCTAATTACCTATGTGTTATGCTCCTTATGTTACCCGCGGCGAATCGACAGAAAGGTAGGGAGTTTCTCCGGATGTTCAAAGATACCGGGAAGTATCCGAGTTTTTTCCCTGACAGTGACGACATCTTCGGCGACGCTCGTATGCGAAATGAATATCCCGATCTGGAGTGTAAAAGCGAAAGGGAAGGTGGAGTCGTCAAGCAGAGTCTGTTTAACGTGTTTAAAATGCTCCGTCCTGTTATTGTTTTAGACGAAGCACATAAAGCATACGGCGCGAGCAGACAGAAAGCAAACGAAGAATTTGCCCGCTCCATCAACCGCCTTGATCCTCGAATGATAATAGAGCTTTCCGCGACCCCTAACCGCGGCATCAGCAATTTACTCGTTGATATTGACGGAACCGCCTTAAAAAAAGAAGAGATGATTAAGTTGCCTGTCCAAGTGAAATCCAATTCCAGGAAAAACGCAGAAACGACTTCTTGGAGAGACGATTGGCAATACACTTTACAGCAAGCAGTGGATGAACTCCAGCGACTCAATGATGCGGCAGAAGCCCTTGAAAACACCACTAACCGATATATCCGACCGATCGCTGTCGTTCGCGTCGAGCGGACAGGCAAGGATCAGAGAGATGGCGAGCGTATCCATGCTGAGGATGTGCGCGAATATCTCACGCGTTTAGGTGTGTCACCGGAAGCAATTCGCGTCAAATCCTCCGAAAACGATGAACTCCAAAACGAGGACTTGCTTTCTGAAATGTCGCAGGTTCGCTGGATCATCACAAAATCCGCACTCATGGAAGGGTGGGATTGTCCGTTCGCTTACTTGTTAGTAATGTTAGACAATACACAAGCACAAAAAGCAATCACACAACTTGTAGGACGTGTGATGCGGCAACCGCATGCACAACTTACAGGACAAAAAGCATTAGATCAGTGTTATGTCTATTGCAACAACACCGACGTGGGCATCGCCGTCGAGCAGGTCAAAAACGGGTTAGAATCCGAAGGTCTCACCGGTTTAGGAGATGAGGTCGTTGGTGCTGCAGGCATACAGGAAATCGAGGATTTTCGCACACAAATCGTGAAGCGCCGAGCGCAATTTCAAGATCAGGCGATCTATTTGCCGGTGGTCCTCCATAGGGATGGAGACGCGTGGATTCAACTCAATTATCAATCACATATTCTACCACACATAAAGTGGTCAGCGATTCAAGCTCCCACCCCAAATGCTTCTGCATCCGATAGTATGATATGGCAATCTGCAACCGT from Candidatus Poribacteria bacterium includes:
- a CDS encoding restriction endonuclease subunit R, giving the protein MMELKVYQQNALDAFSHWLEALEETQNTSKTAIEALKQAGVDSIPAELQNYPQNAWQNLKQNDSVAPTAGEYVTRTDDAKRPIPHVCFKVPTGGGKTLLAAAALERLHRQRGLTLWIVPTKAIYAQTKTALWNKEHPYRKMLERASAGSVKMLEKDDPFNRDDIANYLCVMLLMLPAANRQKGREFLRMFKDTGKYPSFFPDSDDIFGDARMRNEYPDLECKSEREGGVVKQSLFNVFKMLRPVIVLDEAHKAYGASRQKANEEFARSINRLDPRMIIELSATPNRGISNLLVDIDGTALKKEEMIKLPVQVKSNSRKNAETTSWRDDWQYTLQQAVDELQRLNDAAEALENTTNRYIRPIAVVRVERTGKDQRDGERIHAEDVREYLTRLGVSPEAIRVKSSENDELQNEDLLSEMSQVRWIITKSALMEGWDCPFAYLLVMLDNTQAQKAITQLVGRVMRQPHAQLTGQKALDQCYVYCNNTDVGIAVEQVKNGLESEGLTGLGDEVVGAAGIQEIEDFRTQIVKRRAQFQDQAIYLPVVLHRDGDAWIQLNYQSHILPHIKWSAIQAPTPNASASDSMIWQSATVDVGEAPPVYHPDQEPYVDKTVDISDFARRLSDLLPNPWRAACIASQMRESLRQSGKTEEDIYDRRSYLVHALREHVKHEIEQQAEWVFRRKLDHGEIRFDLETEEPNYKLRYQYEIEVRANDRPLTRYGSPVQLSLFEPIFEQHFDSEFEKKFAYYLDERRALQWWHRIAVRQRGEYYVQGWKQGRIYPDFVAMTREIAGVTRVLIFETKGEHLGGNLDTEYKKKVLKTLEDTFNNGGTMMVREGTTRAGIFQLVFSEQEFPEITARLGEHNLTEADN